From Stenotrophomonas nitritireducens, the proteins below share one genomic window:
- a CDS encoding COG4705 family protein: MSATEALSKVPAITLGFWVTKILATTLGEVGGDAVTMSMNLGYLLGTVLFATVFAGAVFAQIRSPRFRPWIYWFAIVASTTVGTTLADYVDRSLGIGYTGGTTLLLGLLLITLLVWQRSTGSISVTRINSPRSELFYWLTITFSQTLGTALGDWAADTQGLGYTGGIALFAGLLTLVALLYARTRISRTALFWSAFILTRPLGAVVGDFLDKPLDHGGLALSRYAASAVLLLAIVACIALLPQRPASVAH, encoded by the coding sequence ATGTCTGCCACCGAAGCCCTCAGTAAAGTCCCTGCCATCACGCTGGGCTTCTGGGTCACCAAGATCCTCGCCACCACCTTGGGTGAGGTGGGCGGTGACGCGGTCACCATGTCGATGAACCTGGGTTACCTGCTGGGCACGGTGCTGTTTGCCACGGTCTTCGCCGGCGCTGTATTCGCCCAGATCCGTTCACCGCGCTTCCGCCCCTGGATCTATTGGTTCGCCATAGTCGCCAGCACCACCGTCGGCACCACCCTGGCCGACTACGTTGATCGCTCATTGGGCATTGGCTACACCGGCGGCACCACCCTGCTGCTGGGCCTGCTGCTGATCACCCTGCTGGTCTGGCAGCGCAGCACCGGCAGCATCTCGGTGACCCGGATCAACTCACCGCGCAGCGAGCTGTTCTACTGGCTGACCATCACCTTCTCGCAAACCCTGGGCACCGCCCTGGGCGACTGGGCCGCAGACACCCAGGGGCTGGGCTATACCGGCGGTATTGCCCTGTTTGCCGGGCTGCTGACGCTGGTGGCCCTGCTGTACGCCCGCACCCGCATCTCCCGCACCGCCCTGTTCTGGTCCGCCTTCATCCTTACCCGGCCCTTGGGCGCGGTGGTCGGCGACTTCCTCGACAAACCGCTTGACCATGGCGGCCTGGCCTTGAGCCGCTATGCCGCCTCTGCAGTGCTGCTGCTGGCCATCGTTGCCTGCATCGCCCTGCTGCCACAACGCCCTGCCAGCGTGGCCCACTGA
- a CDS encoding DUF3228 family protein: MSIYLTPFARTRLFPRTPRANTIQDSSAEAFEQYLNAHAADKVLDGYAPFCKLHVYRNWTSTRCLTVPITEQNRHLLRSGYEARSREELPVLVRWFEGVEPAVADYLVVILYSREQLQKEGSPIEADWGVVGCLYTATPEEIPMAPITMMRNALGVEEGGSGVPIDRAAYARAVEFWGANANWR, from the coding sequence ATGTCCATCTACCTGACGCCGTTTGCACGTACCCGCCTGTTTCCGCGCACTCCGCGTGCCAACACCATCCAGGACAGCAGCGCAGAGGCGTTCGAGCAGTATTTGAACGCACATGCCGCCGACAAGGTGCTCGATGGTTACGCGCCGTTCTGCAAGCTGCATGTCTACCGGAACTGGACCAGCACCCGCTGCCTGACCGTGCCTATTACCGAGCAGAACCGCCATCTGCTGCGCTCCGGCTACGAGGCGCGCAGCCGCGAGGAGTTGCCGGTGCTGGTGCGCTGGTTCGAGGGCGTGGAGCCGGCCGTGGCCGACTACCTGGTGGTCATCCTCTACAGCCGCGAGCAGCTGCAGAAGGAAGGTTCGCCGATCGAGGCAGATTGGGGAGTGGTGGGTTGCCTGTATACCGCCACGCCCGAAGAGATACCAATGGCGCCGATCACCATGATGCGCAACGCGTTGGGCGTGGAAGAGGGCGGCTCCGGTGTGCCGATTGACCGTGCGGCGTATGCGCGTGCGGTGGAGTTCTGGGGTGCCAATGCAAACTGGCGCTGA
- a CDS encoding DciA family protein, whose product MSEPKSSVRSRSAPKQALEAAMADKAGNPLRRALWLDAMDRQLRPHLPPALANRCRLANVDGEHLVFLVESPVWHAKVRLAEDQLLDAARSIGLKATRVTVKTATASAHSPVRNDQRSTAVSEATHKGLRDALAALQDVKSTKS is encoded by the coding sequence ATGTCAGAGCCGAAATCCAGTGTTCGTTCCCGTTCCGCGCCCAAACAGGCGCTGGAAGCGGCGATGGCGGACAAAGCAGGAAATCCGCTGCGCCGGGCCTTGTGGCTCGATGCGATGGACCGGCAATTGCGCCCCCATTTGCCGCCGGCGCTGGCTAACCGTTGCCGGTTGGCCAATGTGGACGGCGAACACCTCGTTTTTCTCGTCGAATCGCCGGTGTGGCACGCCAAAGTGAGGCTTGCCGAAGACCAGCTGCTCGACGCGGCCCGATCCATCGGGCTGAAGGCCACCCGAGTGACCGTCAAGACTGCGACCGCGTCCGCGCACTCCCCAGTGCGTAACGACCAACGCAGTACCGCAGTAAGCGAAGCCACGCATAAAGGACTGCGCGACGCATTGGCAGCCCTGCAGGATGTGAAATCCACAAAATCCTGA
- a CDS encoding DUF4124 domain-containing protein, giving the protein MRLLLLLLITCSALAVFNVRAQQVNRCTNTQGQTVYGDKPCEVMGARARLLPNTRSAGGSGLYRDSCARRLSELVAQIQSAADTRDPNRLSGIYLWNGLSNAAATRVMDRLDEIVQRPLIDIAPVFPEEPAYVPAPNEPFTYTDGTPVDATQVGSNATDPQAQVVSPVASGPRRPIALRLEQTLPRSATPTRTILRLRRQYNCFWITL; this is encoded by the coding sequence ATGCGTCTGCTGCTGCTCCTGCTGATTACCTGCTCCGCCCTGGCGGTGTTCAACGTGCGCGCGCAGCAGGTAAACCGCTGCACCAATACGCAGGGCCAGACCGTCTACGGCGACAAACCCTGCGAAGTGATGGGCGCGCGCGCACGGCTGCTGCCCAACACACGCAGCGCTGGCGGCAGCGGGCTATACCGTGACAGCTGCGCGCGGCGGCTGAGCGAACTGGTCGCGCAGATCCAGTCAGCGGCCGATACGCGCGACCCCAACCGTCTATCGGGCATCTATCTGTGGAACGGGCTTTCCAACGCAGCCGCCACCCGGGTCATGGACCGGCTGGATGAAATCGTGCAGCGGCCGCTGATAGATATCGCACCGGTATTCCCAGAAGAACCCGCCTACGTGCCGGCACCCAACGAGCCGTTCACCTACACCGATGGCACGCCGGTCGATGCAACGCAGGTGGGCAGCAACGCCACCGACCCGCAGGCGCAGGTAGTAAGCCCTGTCGCCAGCGGCCCGCGCCGCCCCATTGCGTTGCGGCTGGAGCAGACCCTGCCGCGCAGCGCCACGCCGACGCGGACCATCCTGCGCTTGCGCCGCCAATACAACTGCTTCTGGATCACCCTGTAA
- the secA gene encoding preprotein translocase subunit SecA — protein sequence MINSLLTRVFGSRNERQLRQLNRIVAKINALEPEMQKLSDDQLKAKTPEFRERIAAGEALDKVLPEAFAVCREASLRVLGMRHYDVQLIGGMVLHLGKIAEMRTGEGKTLVATLPVYLNALEGKGVHVVTVNDYLARRDAAQMGKLYNWLGLSVGVVYPGMPHSDKREAYGSDITYGTNNEFGFDYLRDNMALSKADRYQRGLHYAIVDEVDSILIDEARTPLIISGPADDSPELYIRVNRVVPSLIKQETEEGEGDYWVDEKGKQVFLSEAGMEHAEELLREAGIIGADNDNGLYAAQNLTVVHHLNAALRAHAIYQRDVDYIVRDGEVVIVDEFTGRTLAGRRWSDGLHQAVEAKEGVPVQRENQTLASITFQNLFRMYKKLSGMTGTADTEAFEFQSIYGLEVLVIPTNKPTVRKDYPDQVFLNRKGKFNAVLADIEECAKRGQPVLVGTTSIETSEMLSEHLRKAGVKHEVLNAKQHDREATIVANAGRPGSVTIATNMAGRGTDIVLGGSLETELHELGEDISAEQKAAVKAAWQERHEAVKAAGGLHIVGTERHESRRIDNQLRGRSGRQGDPGSSRFYLSLEDNLMRIFASDWVQKAMRMMGMKEDDVIEDRMVSRQIEKAQRKVEAHNFDIRKNLLDFDDVNNDQRKVIYGQRDELLDAESVKENIDGIRGDVIYDLVTRFVPPNSVDEQWDLQGLQATLEGELGVEMDVIGLVKAHEELDAEAIAQKVMDHMDAHFAQKEAAVGAETMRALEKHVMLTVLDQSWKEHLARMDYLRQGIYLRGYAQKQPKQEYKKEAFELFSEMLENVKCEVITMLSRVRVRSEEEVAAMEALERQQAEARLQMSQFQHQDNGGYSADEEAAEVLDEANAPKVGRNDPCPCGSGKKYKHCHGQLN from the coding sequence ATGATCAACAGCCTGCTTACCCGCGTTTTTGGCAGCCGTAACGAGCGCCAGCTTCGCCAGCTCAACCGTATCGTCGCCAAGATCAATGCCTTGGAACCGGAGATGCAGAAGCTCTCCGATGACCAGCTGAAGGCCAAGACCCCCGAGTTCCGTGAGCGCATCGCCGCCGGCGAAGCCCTGGACAAGGTCCTGCCCGAAGCCTTTGCGGTCTGCCGCGAAGCCTCCCTGCGCGTGCTGGGCATGCGCCACTACGACGTGCAGCTGATCGGCGGCATGGTGCTGCACCTGGGCAAGATCGCCGAAATGCGTACCGGTGAGGGCAAGACCCTGGTGGCTACGCTGCCGGTCTACCTCAACGCGCTGGAAGGCAAGGGCGTGCACGTGGTCACGGTCAATGACTACCTGGCCCGCCGCGATGCCGCGCAGATGGGCAAGCTGTACAACTGGCTGGGCCTGAGCGTGGGCGTGGTCTACCCGGGCATGCCGCACAGCGACAAGCGCGAGGCCTACGGCAGCGACATCACCTACGGCACCAACAACGAATTCGGTTTCGACTACCTGCGCGACAACATGGCGTTGTCCAAGGCTGACCGCTACCAGCGCGGCCTGCACTACGCCATCGTCGACGAAGTCGACTCCATCCTGATCGACGAAGCACGTACGCCGCTGATCATCTCCGGCCCGGCCGACGATTCCCCGGAGCTGTACATCCGCGTCAACCGCGTGGTGCCGAGCCTGATCAAGCAGGAAACCGAGGAAGGCGAGGGCGACTACTGGGTCGACGAAAAGGGCAAGCAGGTCTTCCTGTCCGAAGCGGGCATGGAGCACGCCGAAGAATTGTTGCGCGAAGCCGGCATCATCGGTGCGGACAACGACAACGGCCTGTACGCCGCGCAGAACCTCACCGTCGTCCACCACCTCAACGCCGCACTGCGCGCGCACGCCATCTACCAGCGTGACGTGGACTACATCGTGCGCGACGGCGAAGTGGTCATCGTCGACGAATTCACCGGCCGTACCCTGGCCGGTCGCCGCTGGTCCGACGGCCTGCACCAGGCGGTGGAAGCGAAGGAAGGCGTGCCGGTACAGCGTGAGAACCAGACGCTGGCCAGCATCACCTTCCAGAACCTGTTCCGCATGTACAAGAAGCTGTCCGGCATGACCGGTACGGCCGATACCGAAGCGTTCGAGTTCCAGAGCATCTACGGCCTGGAAGTGCTGGTCATTCCCACCAACAAGCCGACCGTGCGCAAGGACTACCCGGACCAGGTGTTCCTCAACCGCAAGGGCAAGTTCAATGCGGTGCTGGCGGACATTGAAGAATGCGCCAAGCGCGGCCAGCCGGTGCTGGTGGGTACCACCTCGATCGAAACCTCGGAGATGCTCTCCGAGCACCTGCGCAAGGCGGGCGTGAAGCACGAAGTGCTCAACGCCAAGCAGCATGACCGCGAAGCGACCATCGTTGCCAACGCCGGTCGCCCGGGCTCGGTCACCATCGCCACCAACATGGCCGGCCGTGGTACCGATATCGTGCTCGGCGGCTCGCTGGAAACCGAACTGCACGAGCTGGGCGAAGACATCAGCGCCGAGCAGAAGGCTGCGGTCAAGGCGGCATGGCAGGAACGTCACGAAGCGGTCAAGGCTGCTGGCGGCCTGCACATCGTCGGCACCGAGCGCCACGAATCGCGCCGTATCGACAACCAGCTGCGCGGCCGCTCCGGCCGTCAGGGTGACCCGGGTTCGTCCCGCTTCTACCTGTCGCTGGAAGACAACCTGATGCGCATCTTCGCCTCTGACTGGGTGCAGAAGGCGATGCGCATGATGGGCATGAAGGAAGACGACGTCATCGAAGACCGCATGGTCAGCCGTCAGATCGAGAAGGCGCAGCGCAAGGTGGAAGCGCACAACTTCGACATCCGCAAGAACCTGCTCGATTTCGACGACGTCAACAACGATCAGCGCAAGGTGATCTACGGCCAGCGCGATGAACTGCTGGACGCCGAGTCGGTCAAGGAAAACATCGACGGCATCCGCGGCGACGTGATCTACGACCTGGTGACCCGCTTCGTGCCGCCGAACTCGGTGGACGAGCAGTGGGACCTGCAGGGCCTGCAGGCCACGCTGGAAGGCGAGCTGGGCGTGGAGATGGACGTGATCGGCCTGGTCAAGGCACACGAAGAACTCGATGCCGAAGCGATCGCGCAGAAGGTCATGGACCACATGGACGCGCACTTCGCACAGAAGGAGGCGGCCGTTGGCGCCGAGACCATGCGCGCACTGGAAAAGCACGTCATGCTGACCGTGCTCGACCAGAGCTGGAAGGAGCACCTGGCGCGCATGGATTACCTGCGCCAAGGCATCTACCTGCGTGGTTACGCGCAGAAGCAGCCCAAGCAGGAATACAAGAAGGAAGCCTTCGAGCTGTTCTCGGAAATGCTGGAGAACGTCAAGTGCGAAGTGATCACCATGCTGTCGCGCGTGCGCGTGCGCAGCGAGGAAGAAGTGGCGGCGATGGAAGCGCTGGAGCGCCAGCAGGCCGAAGCCCGCCTGCAGATGTCGCAGTTCCAGCACCAGGACAACGGCGGCTACAGCGCCGACGAGGAAGCGGCGGAAGTGCTCGACGAGGCCAACGCGCCCAAGGTCGGCCGCAACGACCCCTGCCCGTGCGGAAGTGGCAAGAAGTACAAGCACTGCCACGGCCAACTGAACTGA
- the metF gene encoding methylenetetrahydrofolate reductase [NAD(P)H], with protein MTAISFEFYPPKTDDQRAQLDRTAVKLKPHAPEYVSCTFGAGGSTLSYTSETVRHLNQHHGLHAAPHLSCVGGTREEIRELLKLYRAIGVKRIVALRGDLPSGMGFPGDMRYASELIAFIRAEHGDAFRIEVGAYPETHPQASDALADLQHFKTKIDAGADAAITQYFYNADAYFHFVDAVRKLGVEVPIIPGIMPISNFSQLRRFSEQCGAEIPRWVSKRMQAYGDDAEAVREFGADVVAGLCERLIVGGAPALHFYTLNLAKPTNAVLERLGRS; from the coding sequence ATGACCGCGATCAGCTTCGAGTTCTACCCGCCCAAGACCGATGACCAGCGCGCCCAGCTGGACCGCACCGCTGTCAAACTGAAGCCGCATGCGCCCGAATACGTGTCATGTACCTTCGGCGCCGGTGGCTCGACGCTGAGTTACACCTCCGAAACCGTACGTCACCTCAACCAGCACCATGGCCTGCACGCGGCGCCGCATCTGTCCTGCGTCGGCGGGACCCGCGAGGAAATCCGCGAGCTGCTCAAGCTGTATCGCGCCATCGGGGTGAAGCGCATCGTCGCCCTGCGTGGCGATCTGCCTTCGGGCATGGGCTTCCCCGGTGACATGCGCTACGCCTCCGAACTGATCGCCTTCATCCGCGCCGAACACGGCGACGCCTTCCGCATCGAAGTAGGTGCCTATCCGGAAACCCACCCGCAGGCCAGCGATGCCCTGGCCGATCTGCAGCACTTCAAGACCAAGATCGATGCCGGCGCCGATGCCGCCATCACCCAGTACTTCTACAACGCCGATGCGTATTTCCACTTCGTCGATGCCGTGCGCAAGCTGGGCGTGGAAGTGCCGATCATCCCCGGCATCATGCCGATCTCCAACTTCAGCCAGCTGCGGCGGTTCTCCGAGCAGTGCGGCGCCGAAATCCCGCGCTGGGTGAGCAAGCGCATGCAGGCCTACGGCGATGACGCCGAGGCGGTGCGCGAATTCGGTGCCGATGTGGTTGCCGGGCTATGCGAGCGGCTCATCGTCGGTGGCGCACCGGCACTGCATTTCTACACGCTCAACCTGGCCAAGCCGACCAACGCCGTGCTCGAACGCCTCGGCCGCAGCTGA
- a CDS encoding DUF2809 domain-containing protein: MFAIEVVIATRLPHVSWVRAYLGDVLVVVLLYAMVRSVLRINDYLVLLMVFVFACGIEMAQYFHVAERLGYVRGDVMYTVIGNTFSWGDIICYAVGCIATGVILLLARALLRIHR, encoded by the coding sequence GTGTTCGCGATTGAAGTGGTGATCGCCACGCGTCTGCCACATGTGTCGTGGGTGCGTGCCTATCTGGGCGATGTGCTGGTAGTGGTGCTGCTGTATGCAATGGTCCGCAGCGTGCTGCGCATCAACGACTACCTGGTGCTGCTGATGGTGTTCGTATTCGCCTGCGGTATCGAGATGGCCCAGTATTTCCACGTCGCCGAGCGTCTGGGCTACGTGCGCGGCGATGTGATGTATACGGTAATCGGCAATACCTTCTCGTGGGGCGACATCATCTGCTATGCAGTGGGTTGCATCGCCACCGGCGTGATCCTGCTGCTGGCGCGCGCTTTGTTGCGCATTCATCGTTGA
- a CDS encoding M23 family metallopeptidase: MTFKKIVIKTREQKAKTPFSRVQMFFEDRPQALLGSVLGVGCLMGVALSLAIGMVGDSALQSKVDHQQQELAKVRADAQTQVNALAARLGELQAQATRLNALGERLTQMGKLEDGEFDFQETPGMGEGEPGPTQDIPVSAVNSDLQVLEQRFAASGKQLSVMESLLFDHQLELNAVPSRMPIRNTYITSNFGGRADPFGRGAGNHKGMDFHARVGDPVLAVADGVVSFSGVKGGYGNVVEIDHGNGYKTLYAHNSRLTVREGGLVRAGQEVAKAGSTGRSTGAHVHFEVWQNGMVMNPRKFLGEGGNTPVGRLSRG, from the coding sequence ATGACATTTAAAAAGATCGTAATCAAAACGCGTGAACAGAAGGCCAAGACGCCCTTTTCCCGCGTTCAGATGTTTTTCGAGGACCGCCCGCAGGCATTGCTGGGTAGCGTACTCGGCGTCGGTTGCCTGATGGGCGTGGCGCTCAGCCTGGCCATCGGCATGGTGGGTGATTCGGCCCTGCAGTCCAAGGTTGATCATCAGCAGCAGGAACTGGCCAAGGTACGCGCTGATGCGCAGACCCAGGTCAACGCCCTGGCCGCCCGCCTCGGCGAGCTGCAGGCGCAGGCCACCCGGCTCAACGCCCTGGGCGAGCGCCTGACCCAGATGGGCAAGCTGGAAGACGGCGAGTTCGACTTCCAGGAAACCCCGGGTATGGGTGAAGGCGAGCCCGGCCCGACCCAGGATATCCCGGTGAGCGCGGTAAACAGCGACTTACAGGTGCTGGAGCAGCGTTTTGCTGCTTCAGGCAAGCAGTTGTCGGTGATGGAATCGCTGCTGTTCGATCACCAGCTCGAGCTGAACGCCGTGCCTTCGCGCATGCCGATCCGCAACACCTACATCACCTCCAACTTCGGCGGCCGCGCCGATCCGTTCGGCCGTGGTGCCGGCAACCACAAGGGCATGGACTTCCACGCCCGCGTCGGTGACCCGGTGCTGGCCGTGGCCGATGGCGTGGTCAGCTTTTCCGGTGTGAAGGGCGGCTACGGCAATGTGGTCGAAATCGACCACGGCAACGGCTACAAGACCCTGTACGCGCACAATTCGCGCCTGACCGTGCGTGAAGGCGGGCTGGTGCGGGCCGGCCAGGAAGTGGCCAAGGCGGGCTCTACTGGCCGTTCCACCGGCGCCCACGTGCACTTCGAGGTCTGGCAGAACGGCATGGTGATGAACCCGCGCAAGTTCCTCGGCGAGGGCGGCAATACGCCGGTCGGCCGTCTCAGCCGTGGCTGA
- a CDS encoding Nudix family hydrolase, with product MTPPSRSIHVVAAVITDARGRILLNRRTGDSDMAGLWEFPGGKREPGETSEQALIRELREELGIEAEVGEWLMDVPQLYPDKRLRLEVRRVQHWKGTARGREGQAITWVTPDKLSRYSMPPADLPVVAALRQPCHYLVTPEPGENEDAWLASLEAAIAGGIRRIQLRTPMAAGRESLARTVVERFGKHAEILLNRDIALARELGVGVHLGSEQLLQLQARPLPESSPVAASCHDLVQLQAAQQLGCDFAVLGPVRATASHPDAAGLGWDAFVALRERVSLPIYAIGGMAADDVQTARRHGALGVAAIRALWPQP from the coding sequence ATGACACCCCCTTCACGCTCAATCCACGTCGTGGCCGCCGTCATCACCGACGCGCGCGGCCGCATCCTGCTCAACCGACGCACCGGCGACAGTGACATGGCTGGCCTGTGGGAATTCCCCGGTGGCAAGCGCGAGCCGGGCGAGACCTCCGAGCAGGCGCTGATACGTGAATTGCGCGAGGAGCTGGGCATCGAGGCCGAGGTGGGCGAATGGCTGATGGACGTGCCGCAGCTTTACCCGGACAAGCGCCTGCGCCTGGAAGTGCGTCGTGTGCAGCATTGGAAAGGCACCGCGCGCGGCCGGGAAGGCCAGGCCATCACCTGGGTGACGCCGGACAAGCTGTCGCGCTACTCGATGCCGCCGGCCGACCTGCCGGTGGTGGCTGCACTGCGCCAACCGTGCCACTACCTGGTCACGCCCGAACCGGGCGAGAACGAGGACGCCTGGTTGGCTTCGCTGGAAGCCGCCATCGCTGGCGGCATCCGCCGTATCCAGCTGCGCACGCCAATGGCGGCGGGGCGCGAAAGCTTGGCCAGAACCGTGGTGGAGCGCTTCGGCAAACACGCTGAAATCCTGCTCAATCGCGATATCGCGCTGGCCCGCGAGCTGGGTGTCGGCGTGCACCTGGGCAGCGAGCAACTGCTGCAGTTGCAGGCACGGCCGCTGCCGGAATCATCGCCGGTGGCCGCATCCTGCCATGACCTGGTGCAGCTGCAGGCGGCACAGCAATTGGGCTGTGATTTCGCCGTGCTGGGGCCGGTCCGGGCCACCGCCAGCCATCCTGATGCCGCCGGCTTGGGCTGGGACGCATTCGTCGCGCTGCGCGAGCGGGTCTCGCTGCCGATCTACGCCATCGGCGGCATGGCCGCTGACGATGTCCAAACCGCACGCCGGCACGGGGCTCTGGGCGTCGCCGCGATCCGTGCGTTATGGCCGCAGCCTTGA
- a CDS encoding APC family permease: MNASSAIRRDVGPIALMLTGLGSIIGSGWLFGAWRAAGLAGPGAIWAWVLGAAIILTIALTYAELGAMFPESGGMVRYSHYSHGSLVGFIAAWANWIAIVSVIPVEAEASVQYMASWPWQWAQNMYVQQPGGMGELSHAGLMIAAVLVVIYFLINYWSVKLFARSNSIITMFKLIVPTLTGVALIASGFHAENFSVGLKGAGTPILDFSAILTAIATAGIVFSFNGFQSPVNLAGEARNPGRSIPFAVVGSILLAAVVYVLLQVAYIGAVPTQMLAEHGWHGIDFRSPFAQLALIANLHWLAVLLYVDAFVSPSGTGMTYTATTARMIYGMQQNGTAPKLLGNIHPRWGVPRPAMWLNLAVSFLFLFFFRGWGTLAAVISVATVISYMTGPISVMSLRRTAPNLHRPLRIIGLPLLAGVAFVMATELLYWARWPLTGEIILLMVVALPIYIYYQRKIGWHDFSRQLKGALWLICYLPLLALVSWAGSTAFGGAGYLSYGWDLLLVAAIGVVFYLWGVHSGWRTPSMDVAEREARAHG; this comes from the coding sequence ATGAACGCCTCCAGCGCCATCCGCCGCGACGTCGGCCCCATCGCCCTGATGCTTACCGGCCTGGGCTCGATCATCGGCTCCGGCTGGCTGTTCGGCGCATGGCGCGCGGCGGGCCTGGCCGGGCCGGGGGCGATCTGGGCCTGGGTGCTGGGTGCGGCCATCATCCTCACCATCGCTCTGACTTATGCCGAACTCGGCGCGATGTTCCCCGAATCCGGCGGCATGGTCCGTTACAGCCATTACTCGCACGGCTCACTGGTGGGTTTCATCGCCGCCTGGGCCAACTGGATCGCCATTGTCTCGGTGATCCCGGTCGAAGCCGAAGCCTCGGTGCAATACATGGCGTCATGGCCGTGGCAGTGGGCGCAGAACATGTATGTGCAGCAGCCCGGCGGCATGGGTGAGCTCAGCCACGCGGGGCTGATGATCGCGGCGGTGCTGGTGGTCATCTATTTCCTCATCAACTATTGGAGCGTGAAGCTGTTCGCGCGTTCCAACAGCATCATCACGATGTTCAAGCTGATCGTGCCGACGCTTACCGGTGTGGCGCTGATCGCCAGCGGCTTTCATGCCGAGAATTTCTCGGTCGGACTGAAAGGGGCGGGCACGCCGATACTGGATTTCTCGGCGATCCTCACCGCCATCGCGACGGCCGGCATCGTTTTTAGTTTCAATGGCTTCCAGAGTCCGGTGAACCTGGCGGGTGAAGCGCGCAATCCGGGCCGCAGCATTCCGTTTGCAGTAGTGGGCTCCATCCTGCTGGCAGCGGTGGTTTACGTGCTGCTGCAGGTGGCCTACATCGGCGCGGTGCCGACACAGATGCTGGCCGAGCATGGTTGGCATGGCATCGATTTCCGTTCGCCTTTCGCTCAACTTGCCCTGATCGCTAACCTGCATTGGCTGGCGGTGCTGCTGTATGTGGATGCTTTCGTCAGCCCTAGCGGCACTGGCATGACCTATACCGCCACCACCGCACGCATGATCTACGGCATGCAGCAGAACGGCACCGCGCCCAAGCTGTTGGGCAACATCCATCCGCGCTGGGGCGTACCGCGCCCGGCAATGTGGTTGAACCTGGCGGTGTCGTTCCTGTTCCTGTTCTTCTTCCGTGGCTGGGGCACGTTGGCGGCGGTGATTTCGGTAGCCACGGTGATCTCGTACATGACCGGGCCGATCAGCGTGATGTCGCTGCGTCGCACCGCGCCGAATCTGCATCGCCCGCTGCGGATCATCGGCCTGCCGCTGCTGGCGGGCGTGGCCTTCGTGATGGCCACCGAACTGCTGTACTGGGCGCGCTGGCCGTTGACCGGCGAGATCATCTTATTGATGGTGGTGGCGCTGCCGATCTACATCTATTACCAGCGCAAGATCGGCTGGCATGATTTCTCGCGGCAGCTGAAGGGCGCGCTGTGGTTGATCTGCTATCTGCCGCTGCTGGCGCTGGTGTCTTGGGCGGGCAGCACCGCGTTCGGCGGTGCCGGCTACCTCAGCTACGGCTGGGACCTGCTGCTGGTGGCGGCTATCGGCGTAGTGTTCTACTTGTGGGGCGTCCATTCGGGTTGGCGCACGCCATCGATGGATGTGGCAGAGCGCGAAGCGCGGGCGCATGGCTGA